One region of Candidatus Omnitrophota bacterium genomic DNA includes:
- the yacG gene encoding DNA gyrase inhibitor YacG — MTNPTIYHCRHCGAILPEGRQTRWFPFCSERCKLTDLGRWLMGDYRIREEIPCNEAEILAEMESEPE, encoded by the coding sequence ATGACGAATCCAACGATCTATCATTGCCGCCATTGCGGCGCTATTCTGCCGGAGGGACGTCAAACGCGTTGGTTTCCTTTTTGCAGCGAGCGTTGTAAGTTGACGGACCTGGGGCGCTGGCTAATGGGAGATTATCGCATCCGTGAAGAAATTCCTTGCAACGAAGCTGAAATCCTGGCTGAGATGGAATCTGAGCCGGAATGA